One Candidatus Korarchaeum sp. DNA segment encodes these proteins:
- a CDS encoding phosphoadenosine phosphosulfate reductase family protein, with amino-acid sequence MRLYWDPIENVPLLSRGRSDIDLVVPLSRVSDPRPATDWDLRLLRDTLDDQFGLGTYGDLVVNEEVVLLGRAPYLDTAYEVISDGVVLGHLFFDLLEFKWYFKPGAPSISRIGHRIERLEAEGRRGEVIGEAHPDDPKFLLLRNGIAERIGDNYVVVKEFKPRREPIEVRTSWRKVVSINEPQVLSREFESIRIIWRVSKGRRVIVSFSGGKDSSVLLELVKRSGLEFLVYFNDTGLELPETLRLVERVGCDVLGSAGDSFWRNLTHFGPPARDYRWCCKVLKLTPTYRALKGLKPALTLVGQRKYESSARMRSPRLWENTWLPGMLTAAPMNDWSNLQTWLYISVRKVNVNPLYFEGFERLGCYLCPASRLSDFERLKVKYGHLWERWEEFLRSYASERGYDECWLRYGIWRWVDPPERMRRICEFGRRAPMRLSLDGASISVGDVDRTRLVKLSKTLRRSKLLGVVLSPDGRLRISFSGDPIEVMRLTARAKLCGNCGICSEYCESNAIKLDHGAEIDGELCSSCGKCNEVCPISAYALKLVEVQSH; translated from the coding sequence ATGAGGCTCTACTGGGATCCCATCGAGAACGTACCACTACTCTCCAGAGGCCGCTCAGATATCGACCTCGTGGTGCCCCTCTCGAGGGTGAGCGATCCTAGGCCCGCGACGGATTGGGACCTGAGGTTACTCAGGGATACCCTGGACGACCAGTTTGGGCTCGGGACCTACGGTGATTTGGTGGTAAACGAGGAAGTGGTCCTTCTAGGTAGGGCTCCTTACCTGGATACTGCTTATGAGGTGATATCTGACGGCGTTGTGTTAGGACACCTCTTCTTCGATCTCCTCGAGTTCAAGTGGTACTTCAAACCCGGGGCCCCTTCCATAAGCAGGATAGGGCACAGGATCGAGAGGTTGGAGGCCGAGGGTAGGAGGGGTGAGGTAATCGGGGAAGCTCATCCCGATGATCCTAAGTTCTTGCTCCTGAGGAACGGAATAGCTGAGAGGATAGGGGATAATTACGTAGTAGTGAAGGAGTTCAAGCCCCGCAGGGAGCCCATCGAGGTTAGGACCAGCTGGAGGAAGGTGGTCTCAATCAATGAGCCTCAGGTACTCTCGAGGGAGTTTGAATCGATAAGGATCATTTGGAGGGTCTCTAAGGGAAGGAGGGTGATAGTATCATTCTCCGGAGGGAAGGACAGTTCGGTCTTATTGGAGTTAGTCAAGAGGAGTGGTTTGGAGTTCCTAGTGTACTTCAACGATACGGGCCTTGAGCTACCCGAGACCCTGAGGTTGGTGGAGAGGGTTGGCTGCGATGTATTGGGAAGCGCCGGGGATTCCTTCTGGAGGAACTTGACCCATTTTGGTCCTCCGGCTAGGGACTACAGGTGGTGCTGCAAGGTGCTGAAACTCACCCCAACTTACAGGGCCCTGAAGGGTTTGAAGCCCGCTCTAACCCTGGTGGGTCAGAGGAAGTACGAGTCCTCGGCCAGGATGAGGAGCCCCCGCTTATGGGAGAACACCTGGCTCCCCGGCATGCTCACGGCGGCGCCCATGAACGATTGGAGCAACCTGCAAACTTGGCTCTACATAAGCGTGAGGAAGGTTAACGTAAACCCCCTATACTTCGAGGGCTTCGAGAGATTGGGCTGCTACCTCTGCCCCGCCTCCAGGCTCTCCGACTTCGAGAGGCTCAAGGTGAAGTACGGTCACCTCTGGGAGAGGTGGGAGGAGTTCCTCAGGAGCTACGCTTCTGAGAGAGGCTATGATGAGTGCTGGCTCAGGTACGGGATTTGGAGATGGGTTGATCCGCCTGAGAGAATGAGGAGGATCTGTGAATTCGGTAGAAGGGCGCCCATGAGGCTCTCGCTCGATGGCGCTTCCATCTCGGTAGGGGATGTGGACCGGACCAGGCTGGTTAAGTTATCGAAGACGCTGAGGAGGTCCAAACTGCTCGGAGTCGTTCTCTCACCGGATGGTCGGCTCAGGATCTCGTTCAGTGGGGATCCCATCGAGGTCATGAGGCTGACCGCTAGGGCTAAGCTGTGCGGCAACTGCGGGATTTGTTCGGAATACTGTGAGAGTAATGCCATAAAACTCGATCATGGAGCTGAGATAGATGGGGAGCTCTGTAGTAGCTGCGGGAAGTGCAATGAGGTCTGTCCTATCTCAGCTTACGCTCTGAAGCTCGTTGAGGTACAGAGCCACTAG